In Arvicola amphibius chromosome 1, mArvAmp1.2, whole genome shotgun sequence, one DNA window encodes the following:
- the C1H10orf82 gene encoding uncharacterized protein C10orf82 homolog gives MESPETFMRKLPITPGYSGFIPWLSCQGSPDEDQMNHCVKAFQERTQRYKEQQQELNQCVARTPALKPICSEDTVLWTLHEYAKKYHPLTLECKNMKKPLDEPPIPGWAGFLPRARVTEFGCATRYTIMARKCYEDFLDLAEQAKRARRKPYDQIYSVSSAQPPDGSPKVSQRHGLPPEYPESSVPGRTSPGEDSQSPGTCGCAQWSSLSCSRNVYGEPPSSARKFAEG, from the exons ATGGAGTCTCCTGAGACCTTCATGAGAAAATTGCCCATCACACCAGGATACAGTG GCTTCATACCATGGCTCAGTTGCCAAGGAAGCCCCGACGAGGACCAAATGAATCACTGTGTGAAAGCCTTCCAGGAGAGAACGCAGAGATacaaggagcagcagcaggaactgAACCAGTGTGTGGCTCGCACCCCGGCCCTGAAGCCCATCTGCTCCGAGGACACAGTGCTGTGGACACTGCATGAGTATGCCAAGAAGTATCACCCCTTGACTCTGG AATGCAAGAATATGAAAAAACCTCTGGACGAGCCCCCCATCCCTGGCTGGGCAGGCTTCTTGCCCAGAGCCAGGGTCACTGAATTTGGCTGTGCCACAAGGTATACCATCATGGCCAGAAAGTGCTACGAGGACTTTCTGGATCTGGCGGAGCAGGCTAAGAGGGCACGACGGAAACCTTATGATC aaatatatagtgtgAGCTCTGCACAGCCTCCTGATGGGTCTCCAAAAGTCTCACAGCGCCACGGTCTCCCACCTGAATACCCAGAATCCTCTGTGCCAG GTCGGACATCCCCAGGTGAGGACTCCCAATCTCCTGGAACCTGTGGCTGTGCTCAGTGGTCCAGTCTGTCATGCAGCAGGAATGTGTATGGGGAACCACCATCCTCAGCAAGGAAATTTGCGGAGGGATAG